The DNA sequence TATCATAATTATTGCTCTATTGAGGGTTGTCCAACGTCGATGCCTCACTTCACGAATGGGAATGGCCAATAAGTTGGGCAGACAATTGTAAGACGAGTGTTTGAGGCGTTCCTGCCTTGAATGTGGCTCCCCCATGCCTCTTTCCTCTGTCCTCTATCCCCCATGGCTCCTTCCCAACGAAGCTCTTGCGCAACATAGCTCTTTCCCGGCAACGCTCTTGCACTGCAGGGCTCTTGCCCAGAGTTCCAGTCCCTGCCACAATGCTCCTTCCATATGTCGTTCCTTCCTGCAGTCAGTTTTTTGACAGTTGCAAAATCATCGCCCTTTTGCACATTACCTCTTTAACACATTTCCACATTATCACATACATTGCACCCTTTGCACCTGAGCCTTTTGCACATTACATTACCCCTTTGCAAATGAGTATCTTCGTCTGGCCATCTGTAAGTAGAGGATGGTTTCTCCATGAGTATTCTCATGAAGCTCACCCTCTACGTTGCAGGTTGCTTCTGGTCATTGCCGTGTCTTGGTGAGCCCCGCGATGAATTCACTCCAGCTTTACCTAGCAGGTGGCTTTACAGCTGTGTCGAGGCGGGTATAAGTGTCGAGAGCAAGATGGTGCCCTATCCACAGAGGTGCATGCTCCATATGGAGTTCAGTTAGGTTTCTTTCAGAGGAACACGATTGTAGGAGTGGCGGGGAATACGTGATACTGGCTCTGAATTGGTTCTGACTGCGagtgaagaaaagaaaagcaatACGCCATGTCCACGCTAAGCCCACGGCATCATATCATTCAAGGAGGCTCAGAAAGGCGTTGAGCTCGAGGCCGCTAATGTTGTCATTGGAAGGAATCTGCTCGCAAGTGGGTTTCCGCTGCTTGGTACCTAGGTTTACGCTGTTTGAGCGCTTGCCTATGAGTGTTGCTGACTTGCCAGTATCAGAATGAATCTATACTTGCCGGGAATCTAGTCTCATTCGACAAGTAGGAGCTATATCTGTGCGTAGCCAGAGCATGAGACCCAGGCACATGGTCCACAGTGGGACTCGGTCTTCTCGGTCCCAGGAGTCTCTTTCAACAAGTTGCCCCTGAGCCAGATACCAATTTGCTAGCTCCGAAACACAACTGGGTGGGCTTCGTGGATCAGTATCTATATATTCAGGCTACCCGCTGGTTCTTCACCTCTCCCACAAACCTCACATTCCTTACCAACAAACTGATCCAACCGAGACAACAAACACACAACAAGATGAAGacctccatcatcagcatcgctGCCAACACTCTGGCTTTCTTTGGGGCAAGACATCCTGGTTTTTTCTGTGAAGCATTAATAACACAACAGACAGATTGCCCAAGGGCTATGCGCTCCCGAGCAACATTGGTCTCGACTCTGCGTCCGCAgaattcaccaccaactgCAACACTGGCGAAAACCGTACCTTCACCCCGCGCGTCCAGGACGGTATCTCGTACCTTAACGGCAAGTCTGGCTCTGCGCAGAACAACGCCGGTCATTGTAACCGCGCCACCTGCTCCGAAGGTGCTGCCATTGCTTGGTGCAACAATGTATGTCTCCCTTTTCCCACCTCTATCATTATAATTTTCATTATTTCGACACATGCATGGTTTCTGTTTGCTAATCGATTGCGCCATCTCTACAGGGTAATGCGGCCAAGCAGGTTGCGTGGTCGGCAATTGCTGACGCTGCGAACAAGATCGTTCAACCGTGTGATGGCCAGGAGTCACGTGGTTTTGTAAAGGGCCATGCCGATGCCTCTGATGGCTGGACTGTTGTCGTTCGCGCTGAAGACTGCTAAATCATGCGCGCTATATGGGGCATAGCGAGGCGAGAGGGGGTAGGCAGGACCTTGCTTCCTCAGTACTCGGAAGCAGAATGGCGTGGGTCATTCGGGCTCGCTCTACCAAAAGCTGAAAATGTCTCATAGTTGGTGGGTGTTTGCTAATTGGCATCAAATTGAGCTGGAATTTCTCATAATCGTTGTTACGTGCCTTCTTTCTGTGACGAATACGCTGTGTATCGTTGACCATAAATGCAGTGGGGCAGTCATTCAACGCCACCATTTTCCCCGTTTATCCATACTCATCTCAATCACAGTTCTCCCTACCTAGCCATCGCAGTCACCATACACCATTCACTCTCATCTATTGCGGGCCTTTCGATAATGGATGGGATGCCTACCTCATTATATATATTTGAATGTTTAGCTGAGTCTTCCTATCATATGTCACTGGTCTTGTTTCTGATGGTAGCAGAAAAATTGAGGTTCTAGTTACTCCGGCTTTCCGGAGCAGTGTAGCTCTCGAGCTGACCCAAGCAGGTGTTAACATCGTGTGGAAGAGGGTACATTTCTCGAACCCTTTGAAAATTTCTCCGTTATCTATCAGAGGGCATGACGATGTCAAAGTAGCGAGCGGCACGTGGTCTTGAGGATGAATTGAGGAAACCTGCGGTTTTGGTCACAAGTGAAATgaaggaaaggaagaagagcaagacaGTGGGTTTCTGCCATGTGAAGACTTGCTTATAGTGCTCCTGGCTTGTCGATATGTCAGACCGTATCAACAACTGCCGTGCATGGCACCACATCCGAAGAGCAGGAGCAATAGGTACTCACACGTGGCCAGTGAATGAAGCCCAAACACCCGGCTCACATTGGAAACTCTCTCGTCAGCGTTATCATTCACTGACAACAAGTTGCTCTCGAGTCGTGAATAACCCGCTTATGCTCTAGAGTGAATTGGTATTTGGTGGGCCCCATCAACTAGTAGGTATATATTCTGAACATCTGCcagctcttctcctctcccatGAACAAATCAGTCATCCTCACAATTCTCAACAAGTTGACTACCTTAAAACCAGGCAAGAGACTCACCGAGACCGTaaacacccatcaccaagatgaAGACCACCATTCTCAGCGTCACTGCTGGCGTTCTGGTCCTCTTCGGTGTATGTACCGCCAAGTAACCAGTCTGTTTGGACATCACTAACAACCAAATACAGACTACCCAGGCCTTCGAAATCCCGGACGTCGTGCCCGCTGTCACCTTCAACATgcccatcaacatcactGACAAGAACAACGCCACCGTCCCTATCACTGGTACGATATACCCCCGCAAGACTTTTCTCTACTATTCCCCACATCCTTTCAAGGTAGTGAACCACAAACGTTCTTGCTaaccaccacatccaccaggCACCATCCAGCAAGCTGTAGCCAAAAATGGACACCGACTACCCCGGCTGGAAAGCCGCCTTCCAGGTCCCATGCCCCCCACTCGTGGTTTCTTTAAGAAGCCCAAAAAGATCGACTGCTAGCccaaaggagaagagaagaccgtcaccatcaacatcgaGGATGGCATCGCGTACCTCTCGAATCTGCCCGGCCTCACCCAGAACGACACCGGCCAGTGCGGCCGCGTGAGCTGCTCGTACAACTCGGCCATTCTCTGGCGCAACACCGTAAGCTTTAaccctcaactccccccATCTTTGTTAATTTCTGGTGTCTGACACGAGGCGAAAAAATACAGGATGTCAAGAAGAAGTATGTTCCGTGGCTGGACATTGCCGACTCTGCGTTTGATATGTGCCTTTGAGTGCAACTCCAAGGAGAGCCACGACTACGTCAAGGGGCATGCCTACATGGATGGCAGATCGACTACCGTCGTTCGCAAGGAACAGTGCTGATCGCCTGCTGGCGGTTACAATGGGGATTGGCACCCTGAAAAGAACGATAGGGTGGGTGAGCATTCCATTCTCGGCACTCGGGGGACTTGATTGCGAGGGTGTACTTGGTTGGCTGTGGCTGATACTGGGAGTATCTCGCGCCTTGGGTAGTGGCTGGTTGGGGATAATTACCAGGTGCCTAGATAGCAAAGGATTGGGATCTGACTTTCCTCATGAACTACTTTTTTGATTTGATCTTCTCCACCCGTGTATTTGTCAAGGGCGGCAGACAACCGCGTCAAACCTGTTCCCGTTCAATGTTGATGAAAGCTATGAGTGAGCCATGCTTGCCACATTGCTCACTCTCGTGGGATGTATATAGTGATATAGGGATACGCCAAGGGATCACACAATGATTGAATGATTTCCAAAGCGTTATTTCATGATACCACCTCACAAGTCATGTTTCGTTGGCCTACTTCTTCCATGTTGACATACAAAAAGGCGGTGGGTGCCAAGACTTGTCGATGGAGTCAAGTGGAGTTCAAAAATAGGacaaaacatacaacaccgaggattccccagtggtcacccacctgagtactagttCGGCACTCAACTGCTtatctaggggagagcggacgggatcccgagtTTTCAGTTGGttatggtcgtatgtgatagTTCTGCACAGGGTCGGGGAATATGAGGTGGCTCTCAATGCCTGGCCAGGAGGGCTGCTGCTTTTGGTGTCAGTTCAAGGTTGTGACAGACAATCCATTACACCAAAGACTGGCTTTCAAGTGATAGTTAGATTCTCGACCGTGTATCCTGGAATCTTGACTGCTGGTTCTTCAGGACATCTGGATCCGAGGCCTGCTGGCAGCCGCCATCTCACCTTTCTATACATGGGGTCCTCTGGTCATTTGTCATGATGGGCTTCATGCCCACCAGTGACTATACGAAAGGCGACCCCATTTGAGCCTCAGGGTAGAGACGTTGAAAGTATGTTCGCGATATCATTACTCCTACAACCACCCCGCTCTCTACAAGCTAGCAAACAActccccaaacctctccctcgcctccttgacACAATCATTCGCATAAATCATCTTCTGCACGTCCGGACTAGCCCACTTGTCAGGCACCGACCCTGACTTTCCGTTCTCCTTGAATGCCttgtccctctcctccttcgccttgcCCTCTCCCAAATGCAATACCCGTCCAGAATGAGTCGCCAGATCCACCAGCGCGGTACAGTGCGGCTTTCGCAGCAACTCATACACCTTCAACGTCTTGGTAATCGTCTCCCCATCGTGAATCTTCTCCGCCGGAATCTCGCTCACAACCTCGGCCAAGACCGCCCCGTCCTCAATGGCCATCGCCGCACCCTGACTGAGATGCGGAAGCGTGGCATGGCACGCGTCCCCAACAAGAGCAACCGACCCGTGAACCCAAGTAGGAAGAGGCTTGTGAATCCGCAGTTTCCACTCGCAGACTTCACCATCAGGTACGAGGTTAAGCATATCCTGCACCAGCGGGCAGAAAGTCTCAAACACCGACAGCATCTGCGATTTTGAGCCCTTGGTGGTATACGTCGCCGACGTGGCCGAGGCAAAGTTGGTATCCGGGTGAGCAGTCGAGATGTTGTAAATGTTGTGGTTAGAGACAGGATACGCAATAATATGCCtcctctcacccacccatcTTACCACAGTGCTGCTATCCAGCAACTTGATCAGCTCCGGAAAAGGGGCAAGCTGTTCCCTTGTGAGCATGATTCTATACGCAGCCTGGCCGgtgtcctcctcttccgtctGCGTCAAGTTGTGCGACGCCCTGAGAAGGTGAGACCGGGTAAGGGATTTGATCCCATCCGCCGAAAGCAAAATATCGCATTCAACTGTGAACTCCTCTTCTTGAGCACGGGACCTGAAAATCAACGTTGGCTTGGGGGCGAAGCACGTGATGTTGACGAGGGATGTGCCAAAGTGGAATTTGATCGCCGGTTCCTTCAAGCAGCCGTTATACAGACTCCCCGCGAGGTTGGAGCGGTGACCGGTGAGATGAGGAAACCCATATTTCTCACGAATGTCAGGCATGGAGACGTGGGCGAGCTCTTCGTTTGTGCTGCCCTGTCTGATGCTGGTGGCTTGGACGTCggtggcttcggcttcgaTCTCGGGGGCTACTccgaggcggtggaggacgCGCATGACGTTTGGTGGCATTTGGATTCCCgcgccgacgaagccgaggTTGGAGGCAGTTTCGTAGACGGAGATGTTTTTGAAGCCCTTTTTggcgaaggcgagggcggtgccTAAGCCTCCCATGCCTGAGAGGGTTGTTAGAGATCTGGGGGTGGGTctgggggttgttttgagGGGGGACGTACCTGcgccgatgacgacgatgcgCAGGTCATAGACGTCTGCGGTCGTGGAGTGAGGCatcttgatgttgttttgGTGACAATGCTATTTAGGGGTAGGTATCTTTGGACTGAAATAGGGGGCAGGTGTTTAGCGATTTGTCCAAGAGGTGATGTTGTGGGATGTCACTGTGTCAAGAGCTGAAGCAGTCAACAAGAACGACGAGAAAATAAATGATATTCAGTGGATATATAGCTTTCTACACGACCCGGGGTCCATGCCTCGGCAGCTGGTCTGGTGGGCAATATCCATCACAGATTGGTGTGGACATTCACGCTGTTGGATCAACAGCGGAACGGCAGTGGGGATGGCAAATGCATGTATATTTCTTACTTGCAGAATCACGGCATTCCGAACTCTTGAACTAAGCTTCTCTACCAGCTGCCAAAGGGTTCAGTTCAGATCGGAAGTGTGGGGTGAGTGAACTGCGGGCGTGCGGATGCGGGGAAAACTTGTCTCCAGCCGGCTGCGGGAGAATCTGGATCGGGTCGTGGATCTACCCCGGAGAAGCTGAGGAAAATGGATTTGCCGGAGTCGCGGTTGAGACTTCGGAATTGCAGCGTGGAAACACAACCAGGCCGGTCCTGCCGGTTGCCTCTGGGATCCTGAGGTGCAGACTATGGCTTTGACCTGGGCTACACAGTTGGCCGCCCAAACCGAGTGTTATAGCTACCGTAAATCCGTCGGCAATCTGCACAGAGATAAAGTTAGAATGAAATGGAGAGAAGTCTCCGGTTCCTTTGCAATGGCTACTAGACTGGTCTTCCACACATATCGACAATATGGTAAAAATATATCGACGTGGAAATCGGAGCTTTTAAAACCCCCGCATTTTGTGCTCTAGTGCATGTGCCACAGCTTGTCCCCCGCATTCCAGCGGCCAGCCATCGCCGTCATCGGCCTTGTCAGCGAATTTGATGAGAACGTTATCTGATGGAAGTGGGCTTACTGGGATGGTAGGTAACAATAGGGAGCACCTCTCTGCCAGTACACATATATACCAAACCAGGTAGCCGGGACTGCGGAGGTTGAGATGCCGCGAATGCATAAAGCACTACATCATCGCCCGTAATCGTATTTATGCCATGTTTTCATTTGAGGTTATGCTGGCCATTGTGCTGCCCGAGACGggcctcccccaccaaaggCAGGCGTGTGTGGGTCTTTTCAGATGAATGACGGACGGGCCGCCCAACCACGCGGGAAGGGAAATGCTTGAAACATGTTTCACgggaagagagag is a window from the Podospora pseudocomata strain CBS 415.72m chromosome 6, whole genome shotgun sequence genome containing:
- a CDS encoding hypothetical protein (COG:S; EggNog:ENOG503PEV2) codes for the protein MKTTILSVTAGVLVLFGTTQAFEIPDVVPAVTFNMPINITDKNNATVPITGTIQQAPKGEEKTVTINIEDGIAYLSNLPGLTQNDTGQCGRVSCSYNSAILWRNTDVKKKYVPWLDIADSAFDMCL
- a CDS encoding hypothetical protein (EggNog:ENOG503NUKG; COG:C); this translates as MPHSTTADVYDLRIVVIGAGMGGLGTALAFAKKGFKNISVYETASNLGFVGAGIQMPPNVMRVLHRLGVAPEIEAEATDVQATSIRQGSTNEELAHVSMPDIREKYGFPHLTGHRSNLAGSLYNGCLKEPAIKFHFGTSLVNITCFAPKPTLIFRSRAQEEEFTVECDILLSADGIKSLTRSHLLRASHNLTQTEEEDTGQAAYRIMLTREQLAPFPELIKLLDSSTVVRWVGERRHIIAYPVSNHNIYNISTAHPDTNFASATSATYTTKGSKSQMLSVFETFCPLVQDMLNLVPDGEVCEWKLRIHKPLPTWVHGSVALVGDACHATLPHLSQGAAMAIEDGAVLAEVVSEIPAEKIHDGETITKTLKVYELLRKPHCTALVDLATHSGRVLHLGEGKAKEERDKAFKENGKSGSVPDKWASPDVQKMIYANDCVKEARERFGELFASL